The following are encoded in a window of Prevotella melaninogenica genomic DNA:
- a CDS encoding endonuclease/exonuclease/phosphatase family protein: protein MNKLTTLFFALLLSCSLSAQQLYVGTYNIRYNNPNDEKEGNAWAQRYPQLCDFINFEQPEIFGTQEVLVDQLHDLMKGLDGYGYIGVGRDDGKEKGEYAAIFYKKDQLSLLDSGNFWLSPTPERASLGWDAACIRICTWGKFQDKISGKQFYFFNTHMDHVGTVARRESAQLILKRINQLSKGLPTILTGDFNVDQTDEIYQIFSNSGVLRDCYTNALQRMAPTGTWNDFMQDSRSKARIDHIFVSSDFKVPHYAIFTNSYWLGKSRRNISDHYPVMVKLIFAQDKTLTK, encoded by the coding sequence ATGAATAAACTAACAACACTATTCTTTGCATTGCTACTGAGCTGTAGCCTTTCGGCTCAACAACTCTATGTGGGCACTTATAATATCCGTTATAACAATCCAAATGACGAAAAAGAAGGTAACGCATGGGCACAACGCTATCCGCAATTATGTGACTTCATAAATTTTGAACAACCCGAAATATTTGGTACACAAGAAGTACTTGTAGACCAACTACATGATTTAATGAAAGGCTTAGATGGTTATGGTTATATTGGTGTTGGACGAGACGATGGTAAAGAAAAGGGAGAATATGCAGCAATCTTTTATAAGAAAGATCAACTAAGTTTATTAGATAGTGGCAATTTCTGGCTCTCTCCTACTCCAGAAAGAGCTTCTTTAGGATGGGATGCAGCGTGTATTCGTATTTGCACATGGGGAAAATTTCAAGATAAAATATCTGGTAAACAATTTTATTTCTTCAATACTCACATGGACCATGTGGGTACTGTGGCACGGAGAGAGAGTGCTCAATTAATTTTAAAACGCATTAATCAGTTATCAAAAGGGTTACCTACAATTTTGACGGGTGATTTTAATGTAGACCAAACAGATGAAATCTATCAAATCTTCTCTAACTCTGGGGTTCTACGTGATTGTTATACCAACGCTCTACAACGCATGGCACCTACTGGGACATGGAATGACTTTATGCAGGATAGTCGTAGTAAAGCCCGAATTGACCATATTTTCGTTTCTTCTGATTTTAAAGTTCCACATTATGCTATCTTTACCAACAGCTATTGGCT